A genomic stretch from Mycobacterium paraterrae includes:
- a CDS encoding ATP-binding cassette domain-containing protein → MSLQLQDLTIGYRKRRTTSTVAAGLSAVAPRGQLTVLLGPNGCGKSTLIRTICGLQPALSGRVLLDGTDLAGVAAERLARRVAVVLTDPVDPGLLSARDLAALGRIPYLGLTGRLRREDHRIVQQALAAVGAGHLADRPVADLSDGERQRVLTARALAQQPEILVLDEPTAFLDVASRTGLVQTLRDLARSQDLTVVTSTHDLDLARREADWAWLLGRTLVEGAPGDLIGTAQMDSATVDALTELRGVSPYFAVGTGPLDDGWHPVRRLYDDTALLAGIVERVRVRMDVTELRVAASTFFLGFAARLWSIGVGGVAGYGMLVDLSPERLLFREVDGQIALHLEQPRARRCDDLPAALADMVLDRHLTPLAAALHRLGPISTGLLRGNTASALLGAAGVFDRDRSTTSAWDLARALCADPRLSAAVRFGDNDYRRTSCCLYYRTPHGGLCGDCALDRVPGKETR, encoded by the coding sequence GTGAGCCTGCAACTCCAGGACCTCACGATCGGCTATCGCAAGCGGCGAACGACCAGCACGGTCGCCGCCGGGTTGTCGGCGGTGGCCCCTCGTGGTCAGCTCACCGTGTTGTTGGGCCCCAACGGCTGCGGCAAGTCGACACTGATCCGTACCATCTGCGGACTGCAGCCCGCGCTGAGCGGTCGGGTGCTGCTGGACGGCACGGATTTGGCCGGCGTCGCCGCCGAGCGGCTGGCCCGCCGCGTGGCGGTGGTCCTCACCGATCCGGTCGATCCCGGCCTGCTGTCGGCGCGTGACCTCGCGGCATTGGGCCGTATCCCCTACCTCGGCCTCACCGGCCGGTTGCGCCGCGAAGACCACCGCATCGTCCAGCAGGCGCTCGCCGCGGTGGGCGCCGGGCACCTGGCCGACCGCCCGGTGGCTGACCTGTCCGACGGTGAACGGCAGCGGGTGCTGACCGCCCGCGCGCTGGCTCAACAGCCCGAGATCCTCGTGCTCGACGAACCGACCGCCTTCCTCGACGTGGCGTCGCGCACCGGTCTCGTGCAGACGTTGCGCGACCTGGCCCGCAGCCAGGACCTGACCGTCGTGACGTCGACCCACGACCTCGACCTGGCCCGCCGGGAAGCCGACTGGGCCTGGCTGCTCGGCCGCACGCTCGTCGAAGGAGCTCCCGGCGATCTCATCGGCACGGCACAGATGGATTCGGCTACCGTCGACGCGCTCACCGAGCTTCGCGGGGTCAGCCCGTACTTTGCCGTGGGCACCGGGCCGCTCGACGACGGCTGGCACCCGGTGCGGCGGCTCTACGATGACACCGCACTGCTGGCCGGGATAGTCGAGCGGGTCAGGGTACGAATGGACGTGACCGAGCTTCGCGTCGCGGCGTCGACGTTCTTTCTCGGCTTTGCCGCGCGGCTGTGGTCGATCGGCGTCGGCGGTGTCGCCGGCTACGGAATGCTCGTCGACCTCTCCCCCGAGCGTCTTCTTTTTCGCGAGGTCGACGGCCAGATCGCGCTGCACCTCGAGCAGCCACGAGCACGCCGGTGCGATGATCTGCCCGCCGCGCTGGCCGACATGGTGCTCGACCGGCATTTGACACCGCTGGCGGCAGCGCTGCACCGACTCGGTCCGATCTCGACGGGGCTGTTACGGGGCAATACGGCCTCGGCTCTGCTCGGCGCGGCCGGGGTCTTCGACCGCGACCGCTCCACCACGTCGGCATGGGACTTGGCCCGCGCCCTGTGCGCCGACCCGCGGTTGAGTGCGGCCGTCCGTTTCGGCGATAACGACTACCGCCGCACGAGTTGCTGTTTGTATTACCGCACGCCTCATGGGGGGCTTTGCGGAGACTGCGCCCTTGACCGGGTGCCCGGAAAGGAGACCCGATGA
- a CDS encoding TIGR03089 family protein: MLRADPVGPRITYYDDASGERIELSAVTLANWAAKTGNLLRDELGAGPGSRIAVLLPAHWQTAAVLFGVWWIGAEVVLDGDADVALCTADRLDEADATGAGEVAALSLDAFGRPVPDLPIGVTDYATAVRVHGDRIVGEPNPGPAFDGRSVGELLDACHRAAETLTLTSTDRVLSSAAWDRADAVIDGLLSVLSVGGSLVYVANPDPATLARKSETEKVTRTI; encoded by the coding sequence ATGCTGCGTGCCGACCCGGTGGGCCCGCGCATCACCTACTACGACGACGCGTCCGGCGAGCGCATCGAGTTGTCGGCCGTGACGCTGGCCAACTGGGCGGCCAAGACCGGCAACCTGCTGCGCGACGAGCTCGGTGCGGGCCCCGGTAGCCGCATTGCGGTGCTGCTGCCCGCACACTGGCAGACCGCGGCGGTGCTTTTCGGGGTCTGGTGGATCGGCGCCGAAGTCGTGCTCGACGGGGATGCCGACGTCGCACTCTGCACGGCCGACCGTCTGGACGAGGCAGACGCCACCGGGGCCGGCGAGGTAGCGGCGCTCTCACTCGACGCCTTCGGCCGTCCGGTGCCTGACCTGCCGATCGGCGTCACCGACTACGCGACCGCGGTGCGGGTGCACGGTGACCGGATCGTCGGTGAGCCGAATCCCGGCCCGGCGTTCGACGGCCGATCCGTCGGAGAGTTACTGGATGCGTGCCACCGAGCCGCAGAAACGCTGACGTTGACGTCGACCGACCGGGTGTTGTCCAGCGCGGCATGGGACAGGGCCGACGCCGTGATCGACGGCCTGCTCAGCGTGCTGTCGGTGGGCGGGTCGCTGGTCTACGTCGCCAATCCCGACCCCGCCACGCTCGCCCGCAAGTCGGAGACGGAAAAGGTCACGCGCACGATCTAG
- the rfbD gene encoding dTDP-4-dehydrorhamnose reductase yields MASRIVIAGAGGQVGSFLKAEATRQGRDVLALTSSQWDIADPQRAGQIVQAGDIVVNCAAYTAVDDAEREPDRAHAINAAGPGYIAQACAQVGAQMVHISTDYVFDGAASRPYEPDDETRPLSVYGQTKLAGEHAVLEALPQAVVVRTAWVYTGGNGKDFVAAMRRLAAGDAVVNMVDDQTGSPTYTADLVAALLEVADGKVHAPGGIVHAANAGEVTRYGQTRAVFEILGADPDRVRPVSSADNPRPAVRPAYSALSGRQSQAAGLSPLRPWRDALAAALAVPC; encoded by the coding sequence TTGGCTAGCAGAATTGTGATCGCTGGGGCAGGCGGGCAGGTTGGCAGCTTCCTCAAGGCCGAGGCGACCAGACAGGGACGTGACGTGCTGGCGTTGACGTCGTCGCAATGGGACATCGCGGATCCCCAGCGCGCCGGCCAGATCGTGCAGGCCGGCGACATCGTGGTCAACTGCGCGGCCTACACCGCCGTCGACGACGCGGAACGCGAACCGGACCGCGCGCATGCGATCAACGCCGCCGGCCCGGGCTACATCGCGCAGGCCTGCGCGCAGGTGGGCGCGCAGATGGTGCACATCTCGACCGATTACGTCTTCGACGGCGCTGCTTCCCGTCCATACGAGCCAGATGACGAAACCCGCCCGCTGAGTGTCTACGGGCAGACCAAGTTGGCCGGCGAGCACGCGGTGCTGGAGGCGTTGCCGCAGGCCGTGGTGGTCCGGACCGCGTGGGTCTACACCGGCGGCAACGGCAAGGACTTCGTTGCGGCGATGCGCAGACTGGCCGCCGGAGACGCCGTCGTCAACATGGTCGACGACCAGACCGGCTCGCCCACCTATACCGCTGACCTGGTCGCTGCCCTGCTCGAGGTGGCCGACGGCAAAGTGCACGCCCCCGGCGGCATCGTGCACGCCGCCAATGCCGGCGAGGTCACGCGCTACGGGCAGACTCGCGCGGTGTTCGAGATTCTCGGCGCCGACCCCGACCGGGTGCGGCCGGTGAGCAGTGCCGACAACCCACGACCGGCTGTGCGGCCGGCGTACTCGGCGCTGTCCGGTCGCCAGTCGCAAGCGGCGGGACTCTCGCCGCTGCGTCCGTGGCGCGATGCACTCGCCGCGGCGCTCGCTGTTCCCTGCTGA
- the ctpC gene encoding manganese-exporting P-type ATPase CtpC, with protein MRVKAPWVRANSRRAVAVEEAVDRQQGVRAVHAYPHTGSVVVWYSPKRTDREKVLKAIAEAEHVAAELIPARTPRSADIRNTEVLRMVIGGAALALLGVRRYAFQRPPLLGPSGQLVATGATIFMGYPFLRGALRGLRSGRAGTDALVTTATVASLVLRENVVALTVLWLLNIGEYLQDLTLRRTRRAISDLLRGTADMAWIQLDDGNEVQVPVDTVQVGDDVVVHDHVAIPVDGEVVDGEAVVDQSAITGETLPVSIVAGKVVHAGSVVLRGRLVIRARAVGNQTTIGRIISRVEEAQLDRAPIQTVGENFSRRFVPISFIVSAVTLVLTGDVRRAMTMLLIACPCAVGLSTPTAISAAIGNGARRGILVKGGSHLEQAGRVDAIVFDKTGTLTVGRPVVTNIIALHDDWQPEQVLAYAASSELHSRHPLAEAVIRSTEERRITIPPHEECEVLVGLGMRTWADGRTLLLGSPSLLRAEHVTVSQEASDWVDKLRQQAETPLLLAVDDTLVGLISLRDEVRTEAPDVLKKLRANGIRRIVMLTGDHPEIAKVVAAELGIDEWRAEVMPEDKLEVVRHLQDEGYVVGVVGDGINDAPALAAADIGIAMGLAGTDVAVETADVALANDDLRRLLDVGDLGTRAVEVIRQNYGMAIAVNAAGLLIGAGGALSPVLAAILHNASSVAVVANSSRLIRYRLD; from the coding sequence ATGCGGGTGAAGGCGCCCTGGGTGCGCGCGAATTCGCGGCGCGCGGTCGCGGTAGAGGAAGCGGTCGACCGTCAGCAGGGCGTGCGCGCTGTGCACGCCTACCCGCACACCGGCTCGGTCGTCGTCTGGTATTCGCCGAAGCGGACGGACCGCGAGAAAGTTTTGAAGGCCATCGCCGAGGCCGAACACGTTGCCGCCGAACTGATTCCCGCTCGCACTCCGCGATCGGCGGACATTCGCAACACAGAAGTCCTGCGCATGGTGATCGGCGGCGCCGCGCTGGCGCTGCTCGGTGTGCGCCGCTACGCGTTCCAGCGTCCCCCGCTGCTGGGCCCGTCCGGTCAGCTGGTCGCCACCGGCGCAACGATTTTCATGGGCTACCCGTTCCTGCGCGGCGCGTTGCGCGGGCTGCGATCCGGCCGCGCCGGCACCGACGCATTGGTGACCACCGCGACGGTGGCCAGCCTGGTGTTGCGAGAGAACGTCGTCGCGCTCACCGTGCTGTGGCTGCTGAACATCGGTGAATACCTTCAGGATCTGACGCTGCGTCGCACCCGGCGGGCAATCTCGGATCTGCTGCGTGGCACCGCCGACATGGCCTGGATTCAGCTGGACGACGGTAACGAGGTCCAGGTGCCGGTCGATACCGTTCAGGTCGGCGACGACGTGGTGGTCCACGACCACGTGGCGATACCGGTCGACGGCGAGGTGGTCGACGGCGAGGCAGTGGTCGACCAGTCCGCGATCACCGGCGAGACCTTGCCGGTGAGCATCGTCGCCGGCAAGGTCGTACACGCCGGATCAGTCGTGTTGCGCGGCCGCCTGGTGATCCGTGCCCGCGCGGTCGGCAACCAGACCACGATCGGTCGGATCATCTCCCGGGTAGAAGAGGCCCAGCTCGACCGGGCACCGATCCAGACGGTCGGCGAGAACTTCTCCCGGCGCTTCGTGCCGATATCGTTCATCGTCTCCGCGGTCACGCTCGTGTTGACCGGAGATGTCCGGCGCGCGATGACGATGCTGCTGATCGCCTGCCCCTGCGCGGTCGGCCTGTCTACGCCCACTGCGATCAGCGCAGCGATCGGCAACGGCGCACGCCGCGGCATCCTGGTCAAGGGCGGGTCCCACCTCGAGCAGGCCGGTCGGGTCGACGCGATTGTCTTCGACAAGACCGGAACCCTCACCGTCGGCCGGCCCGTCGTCACGAACATCATTGCGCTGCATGATGATTGGCAGCCTGAACAGGTGCTCGCCTACGCAGCGAGCTCGGAACTGCACTCCCGGCACCCGCTGGCCGAGGCGGTGATCCGCTCGACCGAGGAACGCCGGATCACCATCCCGCCGCATGAGGAATGCGAGGTGCTGGTCGGTCTGGGCATGCGGACCTGGGCGGACGGCCGGACCCTGTTGCTGGGCAGCCCGTCGCTGCTGCGCGCCGAGCACGTCACGGTCTCACAAGAGGCGTCGGACTGGGTGGACAAGCTGCGCCAGCAGGCCGAGACTCCGCTGCTCCTTGCCGTCGACGACACCCTGGTGGGCCTGATCAGCCTGCGGGACGAGGTCCGCACTGAAGCGCCCGATGTGTTGAAGAAGCTGCGCGCCAACGGGATTCGTCGCATCGTCATGCTCACCGGCGATCATCCCGAGATCGCGAAAGTCGTTGCCGCCGAGCTCGGTATCGACGAGTGGCGCGCCGAGGTGATGCCCGAGGACAAGCTCGAGGTAGTCCGCCACCTTCAAGACGAGGGGTACGTCGTCGGTGTGGTCGGCGACGGCATCAATGACGCGCCCGCGCTGGCGGCCGCCGACATCGGTATTGCGATGGGCCTCGCCGGCACTGACGTCGCGGTGGAGACCGCGGATGTGGCGCTGGCCAACGACGACCTACGGCGACTGCTGGACGTGGGCGACCTGGGAACGCGCGCGGTCGAGGTGATCCGGCAGAACTACGGCATGGCGATCGCCGTCAACGCCGCAGGGCTGCTGATCGGCGCCGGGGGCGCGCTCTCGCCGGTGCTTGCCGCGATCCTGCACAACGCGTCCTCGGTGGCGGTCGTCGCAAACAGTTCACGTCTGATTCGGTACCGCCTGGACTGA
- a CDS encoding ABC transporter substrate-binding protein: MSRRFCAALILSSWLPVACAAPPPLGGHPDRGCITDVRPGADHFPDKSTVLDATNFTLTYHQHYQVLTVKQPYPHGDPESYVLVRCGAPPAHLPADLAGAQRITVPVTSLYSASITQLGMVAELSRVDTVTGVADTADVVDSALRQRISDGKTVGYASGNQVNVEAVLAAHPDVVVTAGTDDSSYRKLRDGGISVVADAEWLESTPLGRAEWIKVLAALTGTEKKAAEVYARVREDYHALVRRSAGARPVAVLPGTMYQGTWLMPSGGAYAGRLLRDAGASYPWSDETSSGTLELNFESVYARAGQSPLWLVDSNWKTVENAVAEDHRYADLAAVRNGQVWSATKAVAPEGGNDYWERGAARPDLILGDLVAILHPELAPGHEFSFYRRVAAA; the protein is encoded by the coding sequence ATGTCACGCCGATTCTGTGCGGCGCTGATCCTGAGCAGCTGGCTACCGGTGGCCTGCGCCGCGCCGCCGCCGCTAGGCGGGCACCCAGACCGCGGCTGCATCACCGACGTGCGGCCCGGCGCGGACCACTTCCCGGACAAATCCACGGTTCTCGACGCCACCAATTTCACCCTCACCTATCACCAGCACTATCAGGTGCTGACCGTCAAGCAGCCGTATCCACACGGCGATCCGGAGAGCTACGTGCTGGTGCGCTGCGGCGCACCGCCCGCGCACCTTCCCGCCGATCTGGCCGGTGCGCAACGGATCACGGTCCCGGTCACCAGCCTCTATTCGGCCTCGATCACCCAACTGGGCATGGTCGCCGAACTGAGTCGCGTTGACACGGTCACCGGGGTGGCCGATACCGCCGACGTCGTCGATTCCGCACTGCGGCAGCGCATCAGCGACGGCAAGACGGTCGGCTACGCCTCGGGTAACCAGGTCAACGTCGAGGCTGTGCTCGCCGCTCACCCCGATGTCGTGGTCACCGCGGGCACCGACGACTCGAGCTATCGCAAGTTGCGCGACGGTGGCATCAGCGTGGTCGCCGACGCCGAATGGCTGGAGTCCACGCCGCTGGGCCGCGCCGAGTGGATCAAGGTGTTGGCGGCCCTGACCGGGACCGAGAAAAAGGCCGCCGAGGTGTACGCCCGAGTGCGCGAGGACTACCACGCGCTCGTCCGGCGATCGGCCGGCGCCCGACCGGTCGCCGTGCTGCCCGGAACGATGTACCAGGGCACCTGGTTGATGCCCTCCGGCGGCGCCTACGCCGGTCGCCTCCTTCGCGACGCGGGCGCCAGCTATCCGTGGTCCGACGAAACGAGCAGTGGGACATTGGAATTGAACTTCGAGTCGGTCTACGCCCGCGCCGGCCAGTCGCCGCTCTGGCTGGTCGACAGCAACTGGAAGACCGTCGAGAACGCAGTGGCCGAGGACCACCGGTACGCCGATCTTGCCGCCGTGCGCAACGGCCAGGTCTGGTCGGCGACCAAGGCGGTCGCCCCGGAGGGCGGCAATGACTATTGGGAGCGCGGCGCGGCCCGGCCCGACCTGATCCTGGGCGACCTAGTGGCGATCCTGCATCCGGAGCTGGCACCCGGCCACGAGTTCAGCTTCTATCGTCGGGTCGCCGCCGCATGA
- a CDS encoding LCP family protein — MMPEQRVIRVIATVTAALVVLVTGVAWSKVRSFEDGIYHVFSPSLGHGDDDGAIDILLVGMDSRTDAHGNPLSPQELASLRAGDEVASNTDTIILVRIPDNGKSATAISIPRDTYVSAPGLGKTKINGVYGQTKEEKRVSLVESGAAPDEAEREGTEAGREALIKTVGDLTGVTVDHYAEIGLLGFSLITDALGGVNVCLKAPVYEPLSGADFPAGPQKLNGPQALSFVRQRHELPRGDLDRVVRQQVVMSSLAHQVISGKTLSSPATMNRLQAAIQRSVVLSSGWDIMDFVNQLQKLAGGRVAFATIPVLDESGWSDDGMHSVVRVDPHQVQSWVSGLLEGQAKGKTEELSYAPDKTNASVLNDTDINGLASSVSQVLTAKGFGTGKVGNNDAAHVKNSQVQAAKPDDVGAQAVAKELGGLPVVANSSVPQGTVRVVLSSDYSGPGSGLSDGGPKLAAASHPDSSDAPPPSPILTAGSDHPECVN; from the coding sequence GTGATGCCTGAGCAGCGGGTGATTCGTGTGATTGCGACGGTGACGGCCGCATTGGTCGTCCTGGTGACGGGGGTGGCGTGGAGCAAGGTCCGCTCCTTCGAGGACGGGATCTACCACGTGTTTTCGCCGTCGCTGGGACATGGTGACGATGACGGTGCGATCGACATCCTGCTGGTCGGTATGGACAGCCGCACCGACGCGCACGGCAACCCGCTGAGCCCGCAGGAGTTGGCGTCGCTGCGGGCCGGCGATGAAGTGGCCAGCAACACCGACACGATCATCCTGGTCCGCATCCCCGACAACGGGAAGTCGGCGACCGCGATCTCGATCCCCCGCGACACCTACGTGTCCGCGCCGGGTCTTGGGAAAACCAAGATCAACGGCGTCTACGGCCAGACCAAGGAGGAGAAGCGGGTCAGCCTGGTCGAATCCGGTGCCGCCCCGGACGAGGCCGAGCGAGAGGGCACCGAAGCCGGCCGCGAGGCGTTGATCAAGACCGTCGGCGACCTGACCGGGGTCACCGTCGACCACTACGCCGAGATCGGGCTGCTCGGCTTCTCGCTGATCACCGACGCCCTCGGCGGAGTCAATGTCTGCCTCAAAGCACCTGTCTACGAACCACTTTCGGGTGCCGACTTTCCAGCCGGTCCGCAGAAGCTGAATGGTCCGCAGGCGCTGAGCTTCGTCCGCCAGCGGCACGAACTCCCCCGCGGCGACCTCGACCGCGTGGTACGCCAGCAGGTGGTGATGTCGTCACTGGCCCACCAGGTGATCTCCGGCAAGACGCTGTCCAGCCCGGCCACGATGAACCGCCTGCAGGCCGCGATCCAGCGTTCGGTCGTGCTGTCGTCCGGTTGGGACATCATGGATTTCGTCAACCAGCTGCAGAAGCTCGCCGGCGGCCGGGTCGCGTTCGCCACCATTCCGGTGCTCGACGAGTCCGGCTGGAGCGACGACGGCATGCACAGCGTGGTGCGCGTCGATCCGCATCAGGTGCAGTCCTGGGTTTCCGGCCTTTTGGAAGGGCAAGCCAAGGGCAAGACCGAAGAGCTCAGCTATGCGCCGGACAAGACCAACGCCAGCGTGCTCAACGACACCGACATCAACGGGCTGGCCTCGTCGGTCTCACAAGTGTTGACCGCCAAGGGATTCGGCACAGGCAAGGTCGGCAACAACGACGCCGCGCACGTCAAGAACAGCCAGGTGCAGGCCGCCAAGCCGGACGATGTCGGCGCTCAGGCCGTCGCCAAGGAACTCGGCGGCCTGCCCGTCGTCGCCAATTCCTCGGTGCCGCAGGGCACGGTCCGGGTGGTGCTCAGCAGCGACTACTCGGGCCCAGGCTCGGGACTCAGCGACGGCGGCCCGAAGCTGGCGGCCGCGTCGCATCCCGACTCGTCGGACGCTCCGCCGCCGTCGCCGATCCTGACCGCCGGCTCCGACCACCCGGAGTGCGTCAACTAA
- a CDS encoding heavy metal-binding domain-containing protein: MSSTPLDPVASERLSHADRVFTSDLSINEFALLHGAGFEPLDLVMGVSVYHVGYQFTGIRQQSELPVLTEATYRARWNAMARMQAEADALGADGVVGVRLEWRQHGAEAEHLEFIAVGTAVRYTPKPGAFKRANGQAFSSHLTGQDLTTLLRSGWAPVAFVMGNCVFHIAAQGFMQTLRQMGRNTEMPQWTQGNYEARELAMSRMQGEAERDGASGVVGVHFNIQNYAWGFHTVEFYAAGTAVRRSGTAETIAPQFVLAMND, from the coding sequence ATGTCATCGACCCCGCTCGACCCAGTTGCCAGCGAACGGCTCTCACACGCCGACCGCGTGTTCACCTCGGATCTGTCCATCAACGAATTCGCGCTGCTGCACGGCGCCGGCTTCGAACCCCTCGACCTCGTCATGGGCGTCTCGGTCTACCACGTCGGTTACCAATTCACCGGTATCCGGCAACAATCCGAGCTGCCGGTGCTCACGGAGGCGACGTATCGGGCCCGGTGGAACGCGATGGCCCGCATGCAGGCCGAAGCCGACGCGCTGGGCGCCGACGGTGTCGTCGGCGTTCGCCTGGAATGGCGCCAACACGGCGCCGAGGCGGAGCACCTGGAGTTCATCGCGGTCGGCACCGCGGTGCGCTACACGCCCAAACCGGGGGCCTTCAAGCGGGCCAACGGGCAGGCGTTTTCCAGCCACCTGACCGGACAAGACCTGACCACCCTGCTGCGCTCGGGTTGGGCACCGGTCGCCTTCGTCATGGGTAACTGCGTCTTTCACATTGCCGCGCAGGGCTTTATGCAGACTCTTCGGCAGATGGGCCGCAATACCGAGATGCCACAGTGGACGCAGGGCAACTACGAAGCCCGCGAGTTGGCCATGTCGCGGATGCAGGGTGAAGCCGAACGCGACGGCGCCAGCGGCGTCGTCGGAGTCCACTTCAACATCCAGAACTACGCCTGGGGCTTTCACACCGTGGAGTTCTACGCCGCGGGAACCGCGGTCCGCCGCAGCGGTACCGCCGAGACGATCGCGCCGCAATTCGTGCTGGCCATGAACGACTGA
- a CDS encoding DUF1490 family protein gives MVLSGLLGKAAGTVVTGLVGVSAYELVRKGLSKAPIHEAAVSATEWSLRGTRRAEEAAESARLKLADVVAEARERIGEEAQPPAIGDHDHDHDH, from the coding sequence ATGGTGCTGTCAGGCCTACTCGGAAAAGCTGCTGGGACGGTGGTCACCGGGCTGGTCGGCGTCAGCGCCTACGAGCTCGTGCGCAAGGGTTTGAGCAAGGCCCCCATCCACGAGGCCGCGGTGTCGGCGACCGAGTGGAGCCTGCGCGGCACCCGGCGAGCCGAGGAAGCCGCGGAGTCGGCCCGGCTGAAGCTGGCCGACGTGGTGGCCGAGGCCCGCGAGCGCATTGGCGAGGAGGCGCAGCCGCCCGCCATCGGCGACCACGATCACGACCACGACCACTGA
- a CDS encoding FecCD family ABC transporter permease, protein MTATSAASIMVRLNRTTVVLTASAAAVLVLAVLGLALGPVRVPLLDTVRALVGAQASDPRWQVIVHETRAPRVLTAIAAGAGVGVAGLQMQTLFRNTLADPYVLGVSSGAGLGVAVVVMATGSGFTAGLAGCGRAGVAIAAAAGAAAVLAIVLSLARWVRSAATLLLIGVMLGAASTALVSVLLVYADPQRVQQYLLWGLGSFAGTTWQDLRLLLPAVAVGLATAALTVRGLNALLLGESYARTMGIDVRRARVITVLSASLVAGATTAFCGPIAFLGLAVPHLARLALGSSDHRAVLPATMLMGAATALVCSIASQFPGTEAVLPINSMTALIGAPIVVLVLVRNRHGVGMQR, encoded by the coding sequence ATGACCGCGACCTCGGCGGCTTCAATCATGGTGCGGCTCAACCGAACCACGGTGGTGTTGACGGCGTCGGCCGCCGCCGTGCTGGTGCTCGCCGTGCTGGGTCTGGCGCTGGGCCCGGTTCGCGTGCCGCTGCTCGACACCGTCCGGGCCCTGGTGGGAGCGCAGGCCTCGGATCCACGCTGGCAGGTGATCGTGCACGAAACGCGGGCGCCCCGGGTCCTGACCGCGATCGCAGCGGGCGCCGGCGTCGGCGTCGCGGGCCTGCAGATGCAGACGCTGTTCCGCAACACCCTCGCCGACCCTTACGTCCTCGGTGTGAGCTCGGGCGCCGGCTTGGGCGTCGCGGTCGTCGTGATGGCCACCGGGTCGGGCTTCACGGCGGGACTGGCCGGCTGCGGACGCGCCGGCGTGGCGATCGCCGCCGCGGCCGGCGCAGCAGCCGTGCTCGCAATCGTGCTGAGCCTTGCCCGCTGGGTGCGATCCGCGGCGACGTTGCTGCTGATCGGGGTGATGCTCGGCGCGGCGAGCACCGCGCTGGTGAGCGTGTTGCTGGTGTACGCCGACCCGCAACGGGTGCAGCAGTACCTGCTGTGGGGTCTGGGTAGCTTCGCCGGCACCACATGGCAGGACCTGCGGCTGCTGCTGCCAGCGGTCGCGGTGGGACTGGCCACGGCGGCGCTGACGGTGCGCGGGCTCAACGCGTTGCTGCTGGGCGAGAGTTACGCCCGCACGATGGGCATCGACGTGCGACGCGCACGCGTGATCACGGTCCTGTCGGCGTCGTTGGTGGCCGGTGCCACCACCGCGTTTTGCGGGCCGATCGCGTTTCTCGGGCTCGCGGTCCCCCACCTGGCCCGGCTGGCGCTGGGCTCGTCCGACCATCGCGCCGTGCTGCCCGCGACGATGCTGATGGGAGCGGCCACGGCGCTGGTGTGCAGCATCGCCAGCCAGTTCCCGGGCACCGAGGCGGTATTGCCGATCAATTCCATGACGGCTTTGATCGGGGCGCCGATCGTGGTGCTGGTGCTGGTGCGTAACCGCCACGGCGTGGGGATGCAACGGTGA
- a CDS encoding DUF5073 family protein, with the protein MAQFDAERVSRTISDALSGPGGIGLVINVFAGLPGVVHTAERRGMFRSHPARLQIGDWRYEVTPDARLMAAHVVGGVVIGEEVLLADAVGPHLARALGQLVARHGSAVVPNIDAAVDALSAGTG; encoded by the coding sequence ATGGCACAGTTCGACGCCGAGCGAGTAAGCCGCACAATATCCGACGCGCTTTCGGGCCCCGGCGGAATCGGATTGGTGATCAACGTCTTTGCGGGCCTGCCGGGAGTGGTGCACACCGCCGAGCGTCGCGGGATGTTCAGGTCGCACCCCGCGCGGCTGCAGATCGGCGACTGGCGGTACGAGGTGACCCCCGACGCCCGGCTGATGGCGGCCCACGTGGTGGGCGGCGTCGTGATCGGCGAGGAGGTGTTGCTGGCCGACGCGGTGGGGCCGCACCTGGCTCGCGCCCTCGGTCAACTGGTCGCCCGGCACGGCTCCGCGGTCGTCCCCAACATCGACGCGGCGGTCGACGCGCTGAGCGCCGGCACCGGCTGA